Proteins from a single region of Pseudarthrobacter sp. NIBRBAC000502772:
- a CDS encoding response regulator produces the protein MTVDSKWSAPGGLGRPDVDVAKISGLLGNSGAAMTVLVVDDDEGSLLVAKAAVEKFGHKCIVAADGDTAWQLYLERRPQVVVSDLMMPGLDGFDLCRAIRAAETSSYTYVVLLTSHGAQEDVLEGMRAGADDYVTKPLDPFVLHTRLLAARRVTALHGALADALDEAKGSNERLAEFTGRVSHDLRNPLTSILGYVELGATDAARGQTEEAAEYLEIVGSSARRMLSMVEELLAFASIGGSLSRSRLSLAALVKEVADDLSLGLREAGAVVQCEDFVFDADESQMRVALQNLIQNAVAYRRQDVPPVISVTGQDSGAGVLVRVEDNGKGIGAGDRRRVVEPLVRLHREGDPAGTGLGLATCARIAAAHRGRLEISPSPSGGTTVSVYLGAP, from the coding sequence ATGACTGTTGATTCGAAGTGGAGTGCGCCGGGCGGGCTGGGCCGCCCGGACGTGGACGTCGCGAAGATTTCCGGACTGCTGGGCAACTCCGGGGCCGCCATGACGGTGCTGGTTGTCGACGACGACGAAGGGTCCCTGCTCGTGGCGAAGGCCGCCGTCGAGAAATTCGGGCATAAATGCATTGTGGCCGCGGACGGTGACACGGCGTGGCAGCTTTACCTGGAGCGGCGTCCCCAGGTGGTGGTTAGCGACCTGATGATGCCCGGGCTCGACGGGTTTGACCTGTGCCGGGCGATCCGGGCCGCCGAGACAAGCTCCTATACGTACGTTGTACTGCTGACCTCGCACGGCGCCCAAGAGGACGTGCTGGAAGGCATGCGGGCCGGGGCGGACGACTACGTGACCAAGCCGTTGGACCCCTTCGTCCTGCACACCCGCCTGCTGGCTGCCCGGCGGGTCACGGCACTCCACGGTGCCCTGGCCGACGCCCTCGATGAAGCCAAGGGCAGCAATGAACGGCTTGCTGAATTCACCGGCCGGGTCAGCCATGACCTCCGCAATCCGCTGACCTCCATCCTGGGTTACGTCGAGCTGGGTGCCACGGACGCCGCAAGGGGCCAGACGGAGGAGGCTGCAGAGTATCTGGAAATCGTGGGCAGCAGTGCGCGGAGGATGCTGTCCATGGTGGAGGAACTGCTTGCGTTCGCGTCCATCGGCGGTTCGCTGTCCAGGTCCCGGCTGTCGCTGGCTGCCCTGGTGAAGGAGGTCGCCGATGACCTCAGCCTGGGCCTGCGGGAAGCCGGTGCCGTGGTGCAATGCGAGGACTTTGTTTTCGACGCTGACGAAAGCCAGATGCGGGTAGCGCTGCAGAACCTGATCCAGAACGCGGTGGCCTACCGCCGCCAGGACGTTCCCCCGGTCATCAGCGTCACCGGGCAGGACTCCGGAGCCGGCGTCCTGGTGCGGGTGGAGGACAACGGCAAGGGGATCGGCGCGGGGGACCGGCGCCGGGTGGTTGAACCGCTCGTCCGCCTGCACCGGGAAGGCGACCCTGCCGGCACGGGGCTGGGCCTGGCCACGTGTGCCAGGATCGCTGCCGCGCACAGGGGACGGCTGGAAATCTCTCCCAGCCCCAGCGGCGGGACCACCGTCAGCGTTTACCTGGGGGCGCCGTAA
- a CDS encoding glutamine synthetase family protein translates to MTEIASADESAVAKAQRELEAAGVRTVIGTVVNASGITLAKSVPLARLKAFHQSGMGAAPVWHVFTIDGGIAFTDSITPVGDMRLKIDIGGLRVLQAGRAWAPGSLFEQDGAASPACARGLLAGVHGSLDEAGYQALVGHELEFFLVAPDGSALETTPWVPYGATGLLDRSEFLDDLLSVLNHAGIPMEQIHAEYGRNQFEFSLPPASPVQAADTVVVAKIIVGIVARAHGMQASFSPLPFPGTVGNGAHQHFSFHKNGLPLFSGGSGPHGICPEGGAAIGGIIAGLPDIQGFLTGSILSGSRLAPGTWSGAYLCWGLENREASVRFLNEGNSNPHGANVEVKIVDPSANVYLASAAILALALDGIRTGRRLPAEIPGDPGRLSEDERHRANVRLLPNFPTAIIDTLDTSRLARGLLGDAIVDATVAVRRYEQRIAADLSPEELAERFRLAWSI, encoded by the coding sequence ATGACTGAAATCGCATCAGCCGACGAATCCGCTGTTGCCAAGGCTCAGCGCGAGCTCGAAGCGGCCGGCGTCCGCACCGTGATCGGCACGGTGGTGAATGCTTCGGGCATCACGCTGGCCAAGAGCGTTCCGTTAGCCCGGCTCAAGGCCTTCCACCAATCCGGGATGGGCGCTGCCCCCGTCTGGCATGTTTTCACCATCGACGGCGGGATAGCGTTCACGGACAGCATCACCCCCGTTGGCGATATGCGCCTCAAGATCGATATTGGGGGACTCCGTGTCCTGCAGGCTGGCCGGGCATGGGCACCGGGCAGCCTTTTTGAACAGGACGGGGCCGCGTCTCCGGCCTGTGCCCGCGGCCTTCTGGCCGGCGTCCACGGCAGCCTCGACGAGGCCGGATACCAGGCACTCGTGGGCCACGAACTGGAATTCTTCCTCGTCGCCCCGGACGGTTCAGCACTGGAAACCACACCCTGGGTTCCGTACGGGGCAACCGGCCTCCTGGACCGGTCGGAATTCCTCGATGATCTGCTGTCGGTGCTGAACCATGCCGGCATTCCGATGGAACAGATCCACGCCGAGTACGGCAGGAACCAGTTCGAGTTTTCGCTTCCCCCTGCTTCGCCGGTTCAGGCAGCGGACACCGTGGTCGTTGCCAAGATCATCGTTGGCATCGTCGCCCGGGCCCACGGCATGCAGGCCTCGTTCTCCCCGCTGCCCTTTCCCGGCACCGTTGGAAACGGAGCCCACCAGCACTTTTCGTTCCACAAGAACGGCCTGCCGCTGTTCTCCGGCGGCAGCGGACCGCACGGCATCTGCCCCGAGGGAGGCGCGGCCATTGGCGGAATCATCGCAGGACTGCCCGATATCCAGGGTTTCCTCACGGGATCAATCTTGTCCGGAAGCCGGTTGGCACCCGGCACGTGGTCGGGCGCCTACTTATGCTGGGGCCTGGAAAACCGGGAGGCCTCAGTGCGTTTTCTGAACGAGGGCAACAGCAATCCGCACGGAGCCAACGTCGAGGTGAAAATCGTCGACCCGTCGGCAAACGTGTATCTGGCCTCCGCAGCCATCCTCGCGCTCGCCCTTGACGGCATCCGTACCGGACGCAGGCTTCCGGCAGAGATCCCGGGTGACCCCGGACGGCTTTCGGAAGACGAGCGGCACCGGGCCAACGTCCGGCTGCTCCCAAACTTCCCCACCGCCATCATCGACACGCTGGACACGTCACGCCTTGCACGCGGGCTTCTCGGAGACGCGATCGTCGACGCCACGGTGGCCGTCCGGCGCTACGAACAGCGAATCGCGGCGGACCTCTCGCCGGAGGAGCTTGCTGAACGCTTTCGGCTTGCCTGGTCGATCTGA
- a CDS encoding amidohydrolase family protein encodes MAGGSFPDFVEQVRLIDHHVHGAFHADGDEARFQNSLNEGNTEPLAKPEDTYDTQIGLAIRRWCSGILDLPRHASPADYWSRRSELGELEVCRRMTRAAGVSDWLIDTGLDAAGYLGTAGMADVSAGRTHEIVRLERLAESVIREIANPADYVDEFGKRLHELTRSAVGVKTVLAYRAGFDQDLSRPAPAAVVEAARRWQENAHAGSNAKLTDVTLIAHGIHTAVSMKLPLQFHVGFGDRDLDLHKTNPLYLLDFLRSPEVRDTPIMLLHCYPFEREAGYLAHAFENVYLDVGLAVNFTGSRSRDLVARSFELAPFTKILYSSDALGPAELHYLGARLWRNAITKVVGGWIDDDDCSEADARKIVQLVAHDNARRVYALP; translated from the coding sequence ATGGCGGGCGGTTCTTTCCCGGACTTCGTCGAACAAGTCAGGCTGATTGATCACCACGTGCATGGCGCGTTCCACGCTGACGGTGATGAGGCACGCTTTCAGAACTCGCTCAACGAGGGAAACACCGAACCACTGGCCAAGCCCGAGGACACCTATGACACCCAAATCGGGCTCGCCATCCGGCGCTGGTGCAGCGGCATTCTGGATTTGCCGCGGCACGCTTCACCAGCGGACTACTGGAGCCGGCGCTCCGAGCTTGGAGAACTCGAGGTGTGCCGCCGCATGACCCGCGCTGCCGGCGTGAGCGACTGGCTGATCGATACAGGACTGGATGCCGCTGGCTACCTCGGCACGGCGGGCATGGCCGACGTCTCCGCTGGGCGGACCCATGAGATCGTTCGGCTGGAACGGCTCGCCGAGTCTGTGATCCGGGAGATCGCCAATCCGGCAGATTACGTCGACGAGTTCGGCAAGCGGCTTCACGAGCTCACCCGCAGCGCCGTGGGCGTCAAAACAGTTCTCGCCTACCGCGCAGGATTCGACCAGGATCTCAGCCGGCCGGCTCCGGCTGCGGTTGTTGAAGCGGCCCGCCGCTGGCAGGAGAACGCGCACGCCGGCAGCAACGCGAAGCTCACCGATGTGACGCTCATTGCCCACGGGATCCACACGGCGGTGTCGATGAAGCTTCCGCTGCAATTCCATGTGGGATTCGGTGACCGCGACCTGGACCTCCACAAAACCAATCCCCTGTACCTCCTGGATTTTCTGCGGTCCCCCGAAGTCCGGGACACACCCATCATGCTGCTCCACTGCTATCCGTTCGAGCGCGAGGCCGGCTATTTGGCCCACGCCTTTGAGAACGTCTACCTCGATGTGGGCCTTGCCGTGAACTTCACCGGGTCACGGAGCCGGGATCTGGTGGCCCGCTCATTTGAACTGGCTCCCTTCACGAAAATCCTGTACTCCTCCGACGCGTTGGGCCCGGCCGAACTTCACTACCTCGGCGCGAGACTGTGGCGCAACGCAATCACCAAGGTAGTGGGCGGATGGATCGACGACGACGACTGTTCCGAGGCAGACGCCCGCAAGATCGTGCAACTCGTCGCACACGACAACGCCCGCCGCGTGTACGCACTCCCCTGA
- a CDS encoding LysR family transcriptional regulator: MDIDPRRLRVLLAVARTGGVLAAADELGISPSAVSQQLTKLEDETGHALVVRTPKGSVLTPAGLAVAEAGEEIERALSVARARIEGGATVAGVVRVGGFTSFVRTVVIPRLPEWRTQYPQLQIRIVEDDFPDLMRLLRQRQLDAVVVELDSTTAEQRSLSAGMTEEPLLDEPWKLVVPSGALLTTENIDLARLPLPWLGVDPTAANAAVLGRLRQSTGAQMESAHQYQETLTALALVAAGEGIAIVPTLALSGIAHDGVDVLDVPGLGTRRIVLRRFDRRRSPSTPVDTVARLLRESAAAFDTRSTP, encoded by the coding sequence ATGGACATCGATCCGCGCAGGCTGCGCGTGCTTCTTGCTGTTGCCCGCACGGGCGGGGTGCTGGCTGCGGCTGACGAACTGGGAATCAGCCCCTCGGCCGTCTCACAGCAGCTCACCAAATTGGAAGACGAAACCGGGCATGCCTTGGTGGTTCGCACGCCCAAAGGCTCAGTTTTGACACCCGCCGGCCTGGCAGTGGCGGAAGCCGGCGAGGAGATTGAACGTGCTCTCAGCGTTGCCCGCGCCCGGATCGAAGGCGGGGCCACGGTGGCTGGCGTCGTGCGCGTGGGCGGATTCACCAGCTTTGTCAGGACGGTGGTGATCCCGCGCCTGCCCGAGTGGCGCACGCAGTACCCGCAATTGCAGATCCGGATCGTCGAGGATGACTTTCCGGACCTGATGCGGCTGCTCCGCCAGCGCCAGCTCGACGCCGTCGTGGTGGAGCTCGATTCGACCACGGCCGAGCAGCGTTCGCTCTCCGCCGGAATGACTGAGGAGCCCTTGCTGGACGAGCCGTGGAAGCTGGTGGTCCCTTCCGGTGCCCTGCTCACCACCGAGAACATCGACCTGGCCCGGCTGCCCCTGCCGTGGCTCGGCGTCGACCCAACAGCCGCCAACGCTGCGGTGCTCGGCCGGCTCCGTCAGTCAACGGGCGCCCAGATGGAGAGTGCGCACCAGTACCAGGAAACACTGACCGCACTCGCACTCGTCGCCGCCGGCGAAGGAATTGCGATCGTGCCCACCCTGGCACTAAGCGGCATCGCCCACGACGGAGTGGACGTCCTGGACGTCCCCGGACTCGGAACCCGTCGCATCGTTCTGCGACGGTTCGATCGGCGGCGGTCACCCAGCACGCCGGTGGACACCGTCGCACGCCTGCTGCGGGAATCGGCTGCGGCGTTCGACACACGGTCAACACCCTGA
- a CDS encoding alpha-N-arabinofuranosidase, with amino-acid sequence MSRARITLDRDFTIGEVPRRLFGSFVEHMGRCVYTGIYEPGHPEADENGFRQDVLKLVKELGATVIRYPGGNFVSGYNWEDGIGPRENRPRRLDGAWHTVETNAFGLHEFVDWSRQAGTEIMEAINLGTRGVDAAREIVEYANHPGGTYWSDLRAKNGHKDPFDIKLWCLGNEMDGPWQIGHKTAEEYGRLAQEAAKAMRFVDPDIELVACGSSSSNMPTFGDWEQTVLTHTYDEVDYVSLHAYYQENEGDVGSFLASAVDTDYFIESVIATADAVRAKGKHKKHINLSFDEWNVWYQRGLDTEDQPHNVAKAGWREHPRVIEDKYNVTDAVVVGTLLNSLLRHGDRVKIANQAQLVNVIAPILSEENGPAWKQTIFHPFARMAELAKGQILRLSVDSDKYENARFGGTDLVDVSATWNEETGRVALFFANRGLEEAADVEVALRGFDARRVVRAEVLEIPEGGDRFTTNTQSRQDQVGLKPLEGAKATGSELRLTLPALSWAVIELEVVKN; translated from the coding sequence ATGTCCCGCGCACGGATCACCCTCGACCGCGACTTCACCATCGGCGAAGTCCCCCGCCGCCTGTTCGGCTCCTTCGTGGAGCACATGGGCCGCTGCGTCTACACCGGCATCTACGAGCCGGGCCACCCGGAGGCTGACGAGAACGGCTTCCGCCAGGACGTGCTCAAGCTCGTCAAGGAGCTCGGCGCCACCGTCATCCGGTACCCCGGCGGCAACTTCGTCTCCGGCTACAACTGGGAAGACGGCATCGGCCCGCGGGAAAACCGTCCCCGCCGGCTGGACGGCGCCTGGCACACCGTGGAGACCAACGCGTTCGGCCTGCACGAATTCGTGGACTGGTCCCGCCAGGCCGGCACGGAAATCATGGAAGCCATCAACCTGGGCACCAGGGGAGTGGACGCGGCCCGCGAGATCGTGGAATACGCCAACCACCCCGGCGGCACCTACTGGTCCGACCTCCGCGCCAAGAACGGCCACAAGGATCCGTTCGACATCAAGCTCTGGTGCCTGGGCAACGAGATGGACGGGCCGTGGCAGATCGGCCATAAAACCGCCGAGGAATACGGCCGCCTCGCCCAGGAAGCCGCCAAGGCCATGCGCTTCGTGGACCCGGACATCGAACTGGTGGCCTGCGGAAGTTCCAGCTCCAACATGCCGACGTTCGGCGACTGGGAGCAGACGGTCCTGACGCACACCTATGACGAGGTGGACTACGTCTCCCTCCACGCCTACTACCAGGAAAACGAGGGCGACGTCGGCAGCTTCCTCGCCAGCGCAGTGGACACCGACTACTTCATCGAGTCCGTGATCGCCACAGCCGACGCCGTGCGTGCCAAGGGCAAACACAAAAAGCACATCAACCTGTCCTTCGACGAGTGGAACGTCTGGTACCAGCGCGGCCTGGACACCGAGGACCAGCCGCACAACGTCGCCAAGGCGGGCTGGCGCGAGCACCCCCGGGTCATCGAGGACAAGTACAACGTCACGGACGCCGTGGTGGTGGGAACCCTGCTGAACTCGCTGCTCCGCCACGGCGACCGCGTCAAGATCGCCAACCAGGCGCAGCTGGTCAACGTCATTGCACCGATCCTCTCGGAGGAGAACGGGCCGGCGTGGAAGCAGACCATCTTCCACCCGTTCGCCCGCATGGCGGAGCTGGCCAAGGGCCAGATCCTGCGGCTGTCCGTGGACTCGGACAAGTACGAGAATGCCCGCTTCGGCGGCACGGACCTGGTGGACGTCAGCGCAACGTGGAACGAGGAAACGGGGCGCGTGGCACTGTTCTTCGCGAACCGCGGCCTGGAGGAAGCTGCCGACGTCGAGGTGGCCCTGCGCGGGTTCGACGCCCGCCGGGTGGTCCGTGCCGAGGTCCTGGAAATTCCGGAGGGCGGGGACCGTTTCACTACCAACACCCAAAGCCGTCAGGACCAGGTGGGGCTCAAGCCGCTGGAAGGCGCGAAGGCGACCGGCTCCGAACTCCGGTTGACGCTACCGGCGCTGTCCTGGGCTGTGATCGAGCTGGAGGTCGTCAAGAACTGA
- a CDS encoding carbohydrate ABC transporter permease, whose product MATPTLTRPTPRTSTSEGLRRPRKKMTAGKIAALVVAAFIAVLWLVPFAWATATAFKTETDAAAPKVSWMPPSGFTAEAFVKVFQDGNIPLWTWNSFYTSAAITAITLVISALVAYALSRIDFKGKKVLMTVIIASIIIPPPVLIIPLFYQMLALHLIDTSWAIILPQVIHPAMVFVLKKFFDQIPRELEEAAVMDGASRLRIFTQIILPLSRPILAAVAIFVFIGAWNNFLWPFIATNDGALLTLPVGLQTIKSAYGIQYAQNMASALLAALPLILVFLFFQRQIIKGVATTGLAGT is encoded by the coding sequence ATGGCAACCCCTACCCTCACCCGTCCCACCCCACGCACCAGCACCAGCGAAGGGCTCCGCCGCCCGCGCAAGAAGATGACCGCGGGCAAGATCGCCGCGCTCGTTGTTGCGGCGTTCATCGCCGTGCTGTGGCTGGTTCCGTTCGCCTGGGCCACGGCCACGGCTTTCAAGACCGAGACGGATGCCGCAGCTCCGAAGGTCAGCTGGATGCCGCCGTCGGGCTTTACCGCTGAAGCGTTCGTCAAGGTGTTCCAGGACGGCAACATCCCGCTCTGGACCTGGAACTCGTTCTACACCTCGGCGGCCATCACGGCCATCACGCTGGTGATCTCGGCGCTGGTGGCCTACGCCCTGTCCCGGATCGACTTCAAGGGCAAGAAGGTGCTCATGACGGTGATCATTGCCTCGATCATCATCCCGCCGCCGGTCCTCATCATCCCGCTCTTCTACCAAATGCTGGCGCTGCACCTGATCGACACCTCATGGGCCATCATCCTGCCGCAGGTCATCCACCCGGCCATGGTGTTTGTGCTCAAGAAGTTCTTCGACCAGATTCCCCGCGAACTTGAAGAAGCCGCGGTGATGGACGGGGCCAGCCGGCTGCGGATCTTCACCCAGATCATCCTGCCGCTGTCCCGGCCCATCCTGGCCGCCGTCGCGATCTTTGTGTTCATCGGCGCCTGGAACAACTTCCTGTGGCCGTTCATCGCCACGAACGACGGCGCGCTCCTCACCCTCCCGGTGGGGCTGCAGACCATCAAGAGCGCGTACGGCATCCAGTACGCGCAGAACATGGCCTCCGCGCTCCTCGCCGCACTGCCCCTGATCCTCGTCTTCCTGTTCTTCCAGCGCCAGATCATCAAGGGCGTCGCGACGACGGGACTCGCCGGAACCTGA
- a CDS encoding carbohydrate ABC transporter permease, whose amino-acid sequence MSSSLASRRSTGQPDIATATPPQPPRRPSQSRTRSNLSGWGFATPFLVFFLVFLVWPILYGIYMSLTGKSLTGANDSLIGFANYAEALADADMWRSLGNTLYFTVISTVPLVLVALVMAALLNVGLPAQWLWRLSYFAPYLLASTVVSLFFTWMYNPQLGLINDSLSKLGIPKVAWLNDPNVAMWAIVIATLWWTVGFNFLLYMAAMQTIPAQHYEAASLDGAGAWRQFFSITLPQLTPTTVMIVLLQILASMKIFDQVYQMTAGGPGGSTRPVVQYIFETGFTGYRLGYSAAISYIFFGLIVLISVMQFAVTRRRRA is encoded by the coding sequence ATGAGTTCTTCACTAGCGTCCCGGCGCAGCACCGGCCAGCCGGACATCGCCACAGCAACCCCACCCCAACCACCGCGCCGCCCCTCACAGAGCCGGACCAGGAGCAACCTGAGCGGCTGGGGATTCGCCACCCCGTTCCTGGTCTTCTTCCTGGTCTTCCTGGTGTGGCCCATTCTCTACGGCATCTATATGAGCCTCACCGGCAAGTCCCTGACCGGAGCCAATGACAGCCTGATCGGCTTCGCGAACTACGCCGAGGCACTGGCCGACGCCGACATGTGGCGCTCCCTGGGAAACACGCTCTACTTCACCGTCATCAGCACCGTCCCGCTGGTCCTCGTGGCCCTGGTGATGGCGGCCCTGCTGAACGTGGGGCTGCCTGCCCAGTGGCTGTGGCGGCTTTCCTATTTTGCCCCGTACCTGCTGGCCTCCACCGTGGTCTCGCTGTTCTTCACCTGGATGTACAACCCGCAGCTGGGCCTGATCAATGACTCGCTGTCCAAGCTGGGCATCCCCAAAGTCGCCTGGCTCAACGATCCCAACGTGGCCATGTGGGCGATCGTCATCGCCACGCTGTGGTGGACCGTGGGGTTCAATTTCCTGCTGTACATGGCCGCGATGCAGACCATCCCCGCACAGCACTACGAGGCAGCGTCCCTGGACGGCGCCGGAGCCTGGCGGCAGTTCTTCTCGATCACCCTGCCGCAACTGACCCCCACCACGGTGATGATCGTGCTCCTCCAGATCCTCGCGTCCATGAAGATCTTCGATCAGGTGTACCAGATGACCGCCGGCGGGCCCGGAGGATCAACCCGCCCGGTGGTGCAGTACATCTTTGAAACCGGCTTCACCGGCTACCGGCTGGGGTACTCCGCAGCCATCTCCTACATATTCTTCGGACTGATCGTGCTCATTTCGGTCATGCAGTTCGCCGTCACCCGCCGCAGGAGGGCATAA
- a CDS encoding extracellular solute-binding protein gives MKQFEFFGKQVSRRQLLTGTAALGSVLVAGGLTGCGGNAQASGPRDIGFWHLLSGGDGIKMQAMINRANQANPGVKVQPTVLAWGPPYYTKLAMASAGGRPPEVAIMHASRVPGYAPGGLIDPWDLDLLAEHGVTGDNFAPRIWEKSQQNGKLFSIALDSHPFVMFYNTDIAGKAGVLGSNGQLQEVTSPQEFMAMAREMQKVTQAHGLSFGYLGSGSQMWRLFYTLYKQHGADIELIPGQPMKVDRDAAIESLEFMASLFDDTIAAKAGDISTGIAEFARGGSGMLFSGVWELPTLKKAGLPVDAATLPTLYGTPAAYADSHSFVLPRQLNVDEAKRRDVYKFVSDVLKGSISWAEAGHIPAYQPVVQSHAYRDLTPQIHYANAADIIAYDPEAWFSGSGSDWQTYFAENVQNVLLGRDKAAAGWDAFERRTNTLLSRPNPV, from the coding sequence GTGAAGCAGTTTGAATTTTTCGGGAAGCAAGTGTCCCGACGGCAGTTATTGACAGGGACGGCAGCTTTAGGCAGCGTCCTGGTAGCAGGCGGCCTGACGGGCTGCGGCGGAAACGCCCAAGCCTCTGGCCCGCGGGACATCGGGTTCTGGCACCTGCTGTCCGGCGGTGACGGCATCAAGATGCAGGCCATGATCAACAGAGCCAACCAGGCCAACCCCGGCGTCAAGGTCCAACCCACGGTCCTGGCCTGGGGCCCGCCGTACTACACCAAGCTGGCCATGGCATCGGCTGGCGGGCGGCCACCGGAAGTGGCCATCATGCATGCCAGTCGGGTGCCCGGATACGCCCCCGGCGGGCTCATCGACCCCTGGGACCTGGACCTGCTGGCCGAGCACGGCGTGACTGGGGACAACTTTGCCCCGCGCATCTGGGAGAAGAGCCAGCAGAACGGCAAGTTATTCTCCATCGCCCTGGATTCGCACCCGTTCGTTATGTTCTACAACACGGACATCGCCGGCAAGGCCGGCGTCCTGGGCAGCAACGGACAACTGCAGGAGGTAACGTCTCCGCAGGAGTTCATGGCCATGGCCAGGGAGATGCAGAAGGTCACCCAGGCCCATGGTTTGTCCTTCGGTTACCTCGGCAGCGGCTCCCAGATGTGGCGCTTGTTCTACACGCTCTACAAGCAGCATGGCGCGGACATTGAACTCATCCCGGGCCAGCCGATGAAAGTGGACCGCGACGCCGCGATTGAGTCCCTGGAATTCATGGCCTCGCTCTTTGATGACACCATCGCCGCCAAGGCCGGCGACATCAGCACGGGCATCGCGGAGTTCGCCCGCGGCGGCTCGGGAATGCTGTTCAGCGGGGTGTGGGAACTGCCCACGCTCAAGAAAGCCGGACTTCCGGTGGACGCCGCCACCCTTCCCACGCTCTACGGAACGCCGGCAGCCTACGCAGACTCGCACTCGTTCGTCCTGCCGCGGCAGCTGAATGTGGATGAAGCGAAACGGCGGGACGTCTACAAGTTCGTAAGCGATGTCCTCAAGGGATCAATCTCCTGGGCGGAAGCCGGCCACATTCCGGCCTACCAGCCCGTGGTCCAGTCGCATGCCTACCGCGACCTCACGCCGCAGATCCACTACGCCAACGCAGCGGACATCATCGCCTACGATCCCGAAGCCTGGTTCAGCGGCTCGGGCTCGGACTGGCAGACCTACTTTGCGGAGAACGTCCAGAACGTTCTCCTGGGCCGCGACAAGGCGGCCGCAGGCTGGGACGCCTTTGAGCGCCGCACCAACACCCTTCTTTCCCGGCCCAACCCGGTCTAA
- a CDS encoding LacI family DNA-binding transcriptional regulator, translated as MRATVKDVARRAGVSPKTVSNVMNGIIPVSGATRTKVEQAILELDYVPNLSARGLRNGRSGVIALALPDLGTPYSAEIAHHIVEVAHEQGWIVQIEETGSDPQREHELMVRARSNLIDGLILNPVVLDESAVQVGVALPPVVLLGEVPQKLADRVFVDSFAAARDMTLALAQPGRRRIAVLGTTQGRGSAAAIQRTQGYEEALEILGIERDESLLIPCEKWTPQTAADALTAYLESHPLPQALFCFTDSMAIGALSVLWKRGLRIPEDIAVAGFDDIADGRYAVPSLTTVSFDKRAIASEALRLLTERMADRGHEQRVVSVDYSIVERDSTRT; from the coding sequence GTGCGCGCAACAGTCAAGGACGTCGCGCGTCGTGCCGGCGTTTCACCCAAGACTGTCTCGAACGTCATGAACGGCATCATTCCGGTCAGCGGAGCCACCAGGACCAAGGTGGAGCAGGCCATTCTCGAGCTGGACTACGTGCCCAACCTCTCCGCCCGCGGACTGCGCAACGGGAGGTCCGGCGTCATTGCGCTGGCCCTGCCCGATCTTGGCACGCCGTACTCCGCAGAAATTGCCCACCATATTGTGGAAGTGGCGCACGAGCAGGGCTGGATCGTGCAGATCGAGGAAACCGGCTCCGATCCCCAGCGCGAGCATGAACTCATGGTGCGCGCCCGCTCCAACCTGATCGACGGGCTGATCCTCAACCCTGTGGTGCTGGATGAGAGCGCCGTCCAGGTGGGCGTCGCCCTGCCGCCCGTGGTCCTTCTCGGCGAGGTTCCGCAGAAGCTCGCCGACCGTGTCTTTGTGGACAGCTTCGCTGCCGCCCGTGACATGACGCTCGCCCTGGCGCAGCCCGGGCGCCGACGGATCGCCGTGCTGGGAACCACCCAAGGCAGGGGATCGGCTGCGGCGATCCAGCGAACCCAGGGTTATGAAGAGGCGTTGGAGATCCTTGGCATCGAACGGGACGAGTCACTGCTGATTCCCTGCGAGAAGTGGACGCCACAGACTGCTGCCGATGCGCTCACTGCCTACCTGGAATCCCATCCGCTGCCTCAGGCGCTGTTCTGCTTCACGGATTCCATGGCCATCGGCGCCCTGAGTGTGCTGTGGAAGAGGGGCCTGCGCATCCCGGAGGACATTGCGGTGGCGGGCTTTGACGACATCGCCGACGGCCGCTACGCGGTTCCGTCGCTGACCACGGTCTCCTTCGACAAGCGTGCCATCGCCAGCGAAGCCCTGCGCCTGCTCACGGAGCGGATGGCGGACAGGGGCCACGAGCAGCGCGTGGTTTCCGTGGACTACTCCATCGTGGAGCGGGACAGCACTCGCACCTGA